The Mycosarcoma maydis chromosome 8, whole genome shotgun sequence DNA segment ACCTCTTCTATTGATGTCATTTGGATCTCTGTAGCCTATCGATGATATCGAAAGGCATAGCTTGCGGGTATTGATGGGTGGCTCTAGGAATGGCGTCCAAATCAAGACGGCGTTTTAGCTTTGCGCTGCATTTGCTTGAGTACTCTCCGAAATCCGAGAAGTTAAAAATAtccacgctcgtcgtccCAATACGTTTTAACATCTctcagaatcacgaatacatcagcatcgtgcatcgtgcatcgtgcatcCATGATCATGCATCACGCGTTGTCACCATCACAGCATCACAGATCGTGCATCGTTCATCTGTGAAAGTTGCCTCACGACAACTTAACAACCATCaactgtgaatcacagTGCCATGCTCAAGCCTGCTTCATGGTGAAGGCAGACATTCACACGTGCACACACTCTTGGATGCAATCCATGTTGGCCGTAGGACCTGCAAGAGCACAAATAGTGATATCGTACAAATACATgcgacaatcgtgaatcgtatGCTAggcagtcacgaatgtcacGGGTTAGTGAACGCTAAGCCTCTACTTGGCTCTGAACCGACGAGGCGCGATCGGTCTCTTTGACAGGACTGAATGAGGTGGAGGGACGGCTCGTACCGCGCGAGCTCGGCATGAACGCAGTTTCGTCTAGAGAAGATGTTGGTTCATCTACTGCTGTCAATTGTTCAGCATCGTCCGCCGCCGCAGATGACATCGTTGCAGAAGACGTCCTATCTGTTGACAATGCCACATCTGCACCCAGGCTGTTGGTGTCCGCAGTCTGACTTGAGGGCAGCGATGCAGAAAGTAGAGCTGGCTGCGATGATGGTCCTGTTGTCAGCTCTTGCACTTCGCTGGaacttgctgctgctataGCCAGCTCGGCCTCAGCCCGATCCTGCGCAAGCCTCGCAAATGCTAGTCGGTGGAAAGTGTGCATGCTTTGCACAAACTTGCGACCGACCGGATGCCGGCAGAGCCGAAGGAAAAAGTCCACCACAGCGTCTCTGGCAGCCTGCGAAGGGTGGAACAGCCCCAACGCCAGTGGCAGCAAACCGCCTGTGTGCGGCGGTAGCATCGCTAACACCTCGACAATCTGATCGTGTGTAACGACGCTCTTTGCAAGGGTCTCGAAGATGAGATCCGATTCTCCCACAAGCAGTTTTCGTGCTCTGCGCAATCGGCTTATTTGATGCCACACATCAAAGTTGCGGATCGCTTGTGTATATCCACCATACTtttgcagctcgatcaCAAGCAGGTCATAAGCAATCGTGGAACGAAAGCCTTCGATTCGCATCTGATTCGAGAGGATCTCGCGCATCTCTGCCTCACGGTCGACATAGACAGGACCCGATCCAAGCTGTCCGTTGAGAAATGGCTGACAGGGTGGCGCAAGCCATGTACGACCGTAAAAGTGCTCCTCGTGGCGCGCGACACGCTGAACAAAGAGGAAGACGTACTCTTGTATACGAGAGCGGATAAAGCGCTCGCCGTAGTGCGCAGCGATGGCGCTCTGCAGCTCCTCCATGAACAGCGCGTTGCCTGGATCAGAACGCGAATCGTATTGTGACGTGTTGGAACGGTCACGCGTCGCCGAACCGCCCATACTTGAACTTTTGCCGGACACGGATGTGTTGGAAATCGCGCCGGTGGAAGTGGTTGGAAGAGCACCGAACTGCGCAAGTTCGGCATCGGAAGATGCCTTCAAGTCGTGACTGTTTGCAGATGATAGACTTCCAAAGGTGTTGGATGAAGACACGCCAGCACCGTCGCGCGGCAGAGTCGAGGACCGCATCAATAGCTGTGACGGTCCGTTGGCTTGTGGCACAGCTGGAGTAATATCCTTAGCCACCTGCATACGACCTGTCTCCACGTTGAGGAGCAGATCCCAGGCATGCAGGTCTTCGAATCGTGGATTGGTGACGCCAGCAATGTAGCCGGGTACTTTTTCGAGGTCGTCAAGGTTGAGCAGGTTGGTGTACGGGAAAGCTCGGGCAGCAAAGCCTTGTAGTACAGCTCCACAACCAGATCCAAGGGCACAAGCGGCCAAGACAAAACCGGCAACGTgactggctggctggccGTAGCCGAGAAAGACGACACGCTTCTGTGTGACGAGTGCGTTGAagaggacgatgatggGATGTGTCGATGGGCCATTCGTGTGCAAATGAGGATGAATCGGTCCTGTTGGCGCCGACTGCGAGCCGGAGAAGGTCTGTATGAGGCGAATGAGCGAGTACTCGCCGACCTCTTCGGGGAAAGTGGTAAGAGGCACACGAATAGGCAAGGGCACGCTGCGATAGGTAAGGACGGCGTCGAAAAAGTGGGTATCACGCGGTCTTGCTGATCCGGTAGAAGCAATGACTGGAGTCGAGTTTGACCTCCGGTCTGTAACactcgcagcagcgcctATGATTGAGTTGGCGGATGAgcctcgacgagcaccCAGAGCGGGGCGCAGTGAGGCTGTGCTGAGCTTCTTTCTAAGCGATTTGGTCTCGGACGAGAAGGTAGATGTACTGTCTGTGCGTCGCCGTGGCGCAGCCTCGTCACCAGCGATGCCGGTGGGAGAGAAGCGTGCTGTCTCCATTTCTTCGCTGGGAGTCGTGGCGATTGGTGTAGGATCAACATCGGTACGTTGAAAAGCGACAAAGCGCTCTTCAAACAGGTCGCGACGATCTGAGCCGCGGAGTAGGAGTTTCTCTGCGCGAGTAAAGCAAGGTGCAGCCGAGAGGTCGAGGCGATTGATCGAATCGTACAAGCGCGTCAAGCAGTCGGCACCCGGATTCTTAAAGTAGTCGTCCAGGGCGAGCAGGAGCGCGGGCTTAAAAATCTCGATGAAAGGGTATCGAGTGCCGATGGCAATGGCTTTGACCATAGCACCACGGCGCACAGTATTGTCGTGCTTGGTGCGAACAAGATTGATGACGTAGGTGAGATCGTGCGAAAGCCACGCGGTTGGATCTGTTGCAGCACCCAACTGGGAAGAGTCGGGATCATCGACTGAATTCTGTAGAGCAGCACGCTCGGTTCCGGGAGGTTTgagaaagaaaaaagtCCAGTCTTCTGTCCTTGCGTGGACACCGTCAGGCAACatgagctcggcaagcatATGTTCGTCATATCCAGTGGGGGCAGGATACTGATGAGAAAGAGTAGACCCGCGATCGATGTCGAACTCTGCCAACATGCAAAAGGTGCAGTAACCATTGCTGTTCTTGTTCGtggccgaggtggccgCATTGGTTTCGTTGGAAGCTTCGGTGATCGACATGGCTGCAAAAATACGTCTTCCTTGATACCACTTTTGACAGTTGTCACTTAGATGCTGAAATCGGGCACAGAGGGGCCGATTTCGAGCAGGGCGGCGGGCTTGGCCGTACAAGGAAGAACTCTCCTCTAGGGAGCGCGCATGGCAAGGCGAAAAGCTTGGTGAAGGCCTAGTACGCCGAAGCAGTCTCTTTCGTGTTATCTCTTATGGACGTCGACGCGAATGGATGGTGAATGGTTGAGAGGGAAGCAGGCATGGAGCAACAAGGGTGGAGCCAACTGCCACGATCCGTTGGAGGCGGCTCTTGGATGCCAGAAaagtgaatcacgaatcgtgaatcgtgaatgtcggaGTGCACTTTGACACcaacacacacgcacaagACAGTTGCTGTAACTCGTGCTACTTTatccgccgccgccgccgccgccgcatccgctggtgctggtactcacgactggtgcttgagcttgaacCCTGGCAAGGTTTCTGTCACATACAAAAccccaatcgtgaatcgtgaaatcgtgaatcgtgaatacgcGCCgccaattcacgattcgtgcttgcacCTCACGCCTTCACGGCTGCagcgagcgactcgagcgtgAGCCGAGTTACGCCGTGTGCCAAGTGTTAGATTGTTAGACTGTGTAAATCACGTGAGTCAACACGGTGAGTCCGCGTAAGGTCGTTTTGCCAAAATCTTGCAGTGTGGAGAGTTGACTGTGTGTACAGCGTTTTGTGTGTCTTTTTGAgaggattcacgatttacaTGTCTCTCTTCTATTCTCTCGTCTTGTTCCCTCACCTCTTGTACATCCTTTCACCTCTtcttgctttcttcttcAAGGCGCAGCATTAACATGCCAGGAAAGGTTGCTACGattcctgctgctgctagcACGCGCAGTGCATCCATCACTGgcgccgctgccaagccGGTCGCGCGGACTCGGAGCACTGCTGgcgcttccatctcgtcgaaaGCAACGTCGTCTGTAACAAGTAAGGCTGCTTCCACCCCATCTAGTACTCATTTACCTGCCTCGGAAaagccaagagcaaggaCGATAGCAACACTTTCAGTGACATCATCGAGTGgctccacctcttccactTCTTCGTCTACTTCTACTTCACGAACagcctccaccgccacttCGACTACCTCAACGCGTGTGTCAGCCCAAAAAAGCAAGGTATCTGCAACAGCTTCCCGACCCACAGCTGCACCGGCTTCTATACCcttctcttcttctgcCAAAACGGCTCGCAGCAGAGCACCAGCGACACAGACCACATCAAAATCAGCACCATCAGCGTCTAGGAAGACCGACACAATCGTCGACAAGACATGGACGGAAGCACAAGTGCTCGAAGCACTTGCTGCACCTAAATCCTTTCCGATGGCTTTGCCATACTATGTGCTTCTCCAGCTCGGCACAACTGCTCAGAATCTTCACCTCGACCCAGAACTTGGCACCTGCTATACCTTCGCCACCGCCCCTGCAAAGCTTGCTCCTACACGTCGCGTCTACTttgccaagcagctcgtcaacgcTGGCCTTTCTTTCTTGGCTCATCTCACAACATCGAGCTGgtccgccgccgccaatGAAGCATCTGAACACGTTTCACATGTGCACGCTGCCATCAATACTTTTCGGAttgcttcacgcttcctTCTGCTGCCGCGGGAGGATACCTCTTCAGACACCATGGCCAAGCAAAAGGAGCTTGAGGTCGAAACCGTTATCTTGCGTACTTGTACCAAGCTCAAAACTATCGGGTTCGCAAATATTGCTCATGCCGACTCCGAATACCTCGGAcgaatcgctgctgcttccatcGATGACGCAGCCACCGACTCGAATGCAACGCCACACACCATGCTGCTACCGTCGTTTCAAACTCCTTCATCAGCACGTATCGCCTTTCTCATCGATCTGCAAAGTAGTAGTGCAGCTCATGCTCTCGAATCAGCCGACCTTGCTGCACTAgactcgatcttgtccGATCTCAATCACGAGAATGGACCTCTCGCCTGGCAGCTCTACGCCCGTCGCAACGGCGGCGGAGAGGTACGAGTCTTGGATCGAGCCGCATTTGCGATAGAACGCGCCATCTCGAAAGCGTTACAGCGCCTTGATGCTCCCAATAGCCAAGAGCACCTTCCTCTTCGTACGCTCGCCCTTCAGCTGCTCGTCCAAGTGAGCGATCTCGACTTGAGCGCCTTTTGGGAACGAGTCGCGCGCACAGGTGGCGCCGCTCTCAAGACAGCGCAAAAAAACGGAGAGGACATGGTGGCTGTATACCACGCGGTGCAAGACACGTTCGAGACGGTCATCGCTACCGCCACCAATGTAGCAGAGAATTCGGAGTCCAAGTCCAAACTGCAATGTGATGGCTTCCAGCGCTTCTGCGAGTACTGGCTCAGCTTTGCAAGGAAAGCTGGAAGCTCGGTGGGGGTCGAGCGTGCTACTGCCGCCATGTCAGGTGTAGAGTCCTCGACACGGTCGGACCTTATCCAATCACCTGACGCCATGGCTGATGCGACTTCATTCAGCGCTGAGCAGACTTCAACAATTGAGTCTGCAAGTCTACCCAAGTTGAGCGACAAGGAGGTCGCCAAGATCTGCGCTATCCTCACAGGAAGCGTGTTGGCACTCGACAAAGTACTTGCCGGGAGCTCAGAGGCAGATACGCAGGCCAAACTTGACAATGCAGCTAGAATACTGGAAAAGCAAGTGGCAGCTTGGCCTGTATCCAGTCCTTTGTCGTCGCAGCTTAAGCTTTATCGCGTTCTCGACCAGCTCTATCGTCGCAGCTGTagcaagctcagcaaccAAGGCTGCGATAGCAGAGGTCAGCCCAAACCAGACGCGACTGGCTCtgccgacgtcgacagGCTCGCCCGTGCCTGCTTGCAGCTCTTACATAGCCTTTACCAACGTACAGAGACACCTGCGTCGACGTCCGACCTTGCCAGTCTTGCACCCAGCTCAACCCCGATCCGAactgctgctcttccaacGAGAGATGCCTGTCTCACTGATATTGTCTATGGCTACCGGGTGCTGGCCAACAAACTCTTCAATAACATTTCTCGTAGCGCCCGCGATGAGGCGCTCAACGAAATGAGCACGTGCCGCACTTTATTGCAACAGGATTTGGCCGAGTCGCTTCCCAAAAAGCTCGTCTCGGAACAGCTCCGACTCCTATCCACCAGCTTCTACAATCCAGCAGGCATTCTCTACAACTCGTCCAACTACGTCGAGGCGGCTGTCTTCCTTCAACTCGCTGTCGATTGTGATGTTAAGTCTCTACAGCTTCTTCGGGAGTCTGATACTCAGCTGCCTGCGCCagaagaggatgagcttgaGATTGCACTGGCTCAACGACAAGAAGCCCTCAACAAAAAGCTCGAGTATACAGCAGTAGCCTACCGTTTCGCAGGTAGCAAGTTGGAATCATTGCAAACCTATCGCAAATTGCTCTTTGCGCATGCTTGTGCTGCAAATCAGTCGCTGATTCGTAACGTAGCCGATGGCAGCGTTGACCAAGCATTCAAGTCACCAGACTGCAAAGGTCTGGCCAACTCAATCAAGGCGATTGTCGACCTTTCGGTTCATGAGCTCGGTTTTGATATGGATTTATGCGATAAGAGTCACAGCCTTGCCAATTGGTTGCTTGGAAGCACTCAGCTCGAGTCCAGCGTAAAAGGTGCCATtctcgagcaagctgtCAGTCTCTTAGAGGCCCGCTCTCATCTCTCGATCGCCGTCCGGGCAATTAATAACCTCCATCGAGCGCTACTAGAGGTCTACAGTGCATCAAGCTTCCCGCTCCGTCGTGCGAGAACGTTGGCACGGAGACTTGAGACGGACGTCTCGTCTCATGCTCTTCTGCTCTCAGAGGATGACGTTACtcagctggaagaggatgctcttgcttgcctCGATGGTCCAGTACTCGTCAATGATGAAAGACTCGCGCGTTTCCAGCCCCAGTACCGCTGCTCGGTGCTACTCTCGACCGCATTACACGCCCGCTTACGCAAGCCCTTCAATGATCCGCAAACCGTCGCTGCGAAGGTAGAATCAGCTTGCAAGGGTCTCTCCTCGGCATTGACCGTCCAATCCAAGATCGCACAGCCCGCGACTGTACTAGCCTCTCGCAGCTCACCGAACAATGCACCCGTGACAACAGTGATGACACCACGGACCAGGAATGCACCTCGCAAGGCAATAGCGCCGTCAGGCAAGACTGCAACGACACGAAAGGCTCTCACACAGTGTTCTGCTCCGTCGCAGCCTACTGGAACACCTATTGCTAACGTGACGACACCACCCTCGAAATTTGGCAAACCCGCCTTTGACGCGACTGCGTCGGTTCTTCCCTGCCAAACGCTAAAATCCAAGACGACAGCTGGAGCCCACACGATCGACCGTTTGCAATACTTCTGTCAGTCTTTGCTTGTCTTCCACGAGGCGTTCTCCGCGCTGGCCTTGTCTcgctgcagcgtgcagaTCCTCAAACTTGTACGGCAAGCCACACGTCATGGTGCTGAAATCGCGCCAGGTCTTGAAGAGACTTTCTGCCGTGCATCGATCGAACTTTCTCAGGTGTACTTGGCTCTTGGGAAGGTTTCTCGTGCCGAGTCTGCGCTTCAATGCGCTACCGGCGTGCTTTCTAGGAATGCATCACCCCGATCCGCTCCcgacaagctgctgctggtctcGCAGGATGTGCGATTCCGCTGCCTGATGGCACATTCAGAGCTGCTCTCTCACGACCGAGACCTTGTTGGAGCTCAAGCACGCTTCGTCGAAGGTATCAAGCATGTCAAGGAACTGATCAAAGGTGACAAGCCTGCTTCTAGCTCGATCGACCGTCTCTGTCAGCGCGAGCGGCAGGCGATCGCTTTCTCGGCATGCGCACACGTGCAATTGGCGCGTGGAGATTTGGCAGCTAGCATCGAAGCCACCACTCTTGCCTTACGCCAGCTGATCCGACTGTCCAGCAATCTATCTCACATCGCCAGTAAGACGCAGACGTCGGAAGGTGATCAAACGCAAGTGGTGCTGTCCGAACAACTCGCACCATCCAGCGACGCCGTCATGGATGAGCAGAATGATCAGCGCATGAAGCAAggacagcagcaccagcaagagcaacagcTTCCTCAATTCTGCAGTGCCGTCTTCTCGAGTCTTTTCTGGCGATGCTGTGGTCGATTACTCGACAGCTACATGCGACTCAGTCGGTTGCACAGCATTCGAGGCTCGGCCGTTGACGCAGAGGCTATCGCCGGGGAAGGCATTGACTTTGCCACATCGCTCCGATTCGCTTTGCCTCTTGCACGAGCTCTCGTCCAACGAGGTGAGCTccgtctgctgctcaatCGAACCGAACAAGGTCAGGAGGACTTGTCGCGCTGCCTCGACCTTCTACAGAACACACGGATCCCAGAAGTAATGTCGCTATCTTACGTCCAGGGTGACTGCCTCATGCGAATCGAGCAACTTGGCGAGGCTCTCCGCTCGTACACGTCGGGTGAAGCGACATTGCAGTCTCTCAGCTCGGCTTTTGCCGAAGCCGAACACGTTATGCCTTCGCCCAGAGCACCCACGCATCATCGCCGGAGGTCGAGCCTCTGTTCGTCCGCCGCACAGATGCGTGCAAgactcagcagcagcggcaaggGCATCGACTTGGTGCTGCCTGAGGTGCAATCAAAACTTTTGCAGAGGCAGGCCTGGATTTTGCATCTCATGGGCGAGTCGGAAAGGAGCGAAGAGGCGGTAGAAAAGGCAACCTTGATCTGGGATGGCATTGCTACCGTCGATACCCGGGTAGAACAATTTGTCCTCGAGGGCAGGATCGCTCTGCGAAAAGCGCTTGAGCATCTCAAGAACGACCACTTCTTCAGCATGCTGCCAGAAGCAGCCATTTCGATTCCCATGGTGCCGTCGGTCAGCGTGCGAACACTCGTCGGAGCGACCAGGTCGCACCAAACCATCTCTGAGGACACGGTCAGAATggcgctcgagatgctgacgcCAGC contains these protein-coding regions:
- a CDS encoding separase (related to Separin): MPGKVATIPAAASTRSASITGAAAKPVARTRSTAGASISSKATSSVTSKAASTPSSTHLPASEKPRARTIATLSVTSSSGSTSSTSSSTSTSRTASTATSTTSTRVSAQKSKVSATASRPTAAPASIPFSSSAKTARSRAPATQTTSKSAPSASRKTDTIVDKTWTEAQVLEALAAPKSFPMALPYYVLLQLGTTAQNLHLDPELGTCYTFATAPAKLAPTRRVYFAKQLVNAGLSFLAHLTTSSWSAAANEASEHVSHVHAAINTFRIASRFLLLPREDTSSDTMAKQKELEVETVILRTCTKLKTIGFANIAHADSEYLGRIAAASIDDAATDSNATPHTMLLPSFQTPSSARIAFLIDLQSSSAAHALESADLAALDSILSDLNHENGPLAWQLYARRNGGGEVRVLDRAAFAIERAISKALQRLDAPNSQEHLPLRTLALQLLVQVSDLDLSAFWERVARTGGAALKTAQKNGEDMVAVYHAVQDTFETVIATATNVAENSESKSKLQCDGFQRFCEYWLSFARKAGSSVGVERATAAMSGVESSTRSDLIQSPDAMADATSFSAEQTSTIESASLPKLSDKEVAKICAILTGSVLALDKVLAGSSEADTQAKLDNAARILEKQVAAWPVSSPLSSQLKLYRVLDQLYRRSCSKLSNQGCDSRGQPKPDATGSADVDRLARACLQLLHSLYQRTETPASTSDLASLAPSSTPIRTAALPTRDACLTDIVYGYRVLANKLFNNISRSARDEALNEMSTCRTLLQQDLAESLPKKLVSEQLRLLSTSFYNPAGILYNSSNYVEAAVFLQLAVDCDVKSLQLLRESDTQLPAPEEDELEIALAQRQEALNKKLEYTAVAYRFAGSKLESLQTYRKLLFAHACAANQSLIRNVADGSVDQAFKSPDCKGLANSIKAIVDLSVHELGFDMDLCDKSHSLANWLLGSTQLESSVKGAILEQAVSLLEARSHLSIAVRAINNLHRALLEVYSASSFPLRRARTLARRLETDVSSHALLLSEDDVTQLEEDALACLDGPVLVNDERLARFQPQYRCSVLLSTALHARLRKPFNDPQTVAAKVESACKGLSSALTVQSKIAQPATVLASRSSPNNAPVTTVMTPRTRNAPRKAIAPSGKTATTRKALTQCSAPSQPTGTPIANVTTPPSKFGKPAFDATASVLPCQTLKSKTTAGAHTIDRLQYFCQSLLVFHEAFSALALSRCSVQILKLVRQATRHGAEIAPGLEETFCRASIELSQVYLALGKVSRAESALQCATGVLSRNASPRSAPDKLLLVSQDVRFRCLMAHSELLSHDRDLVGAQARFVEGIKHVKELIKGDKPASSSIDRLCQRERQAIAFSACAHVQLARGDLAASIEATTLALRQLIRLSSNLSHIASKTQTSEGDQTQVVLSEQLAPSSDAVMDEQNDQRMKQGQQHQQEQQLPQFCSAVFSSLFWRCCGRLLDSYMRLSRLHSIRGSAVDAEAIAGEGIDFATSLRFALPLARALVQRGELRLLLNRTEQGQEDLSRCLDLLQNTRIPEVMSLSYVQGDCLMRIEQLGEALRSYTSGEATLQSLSSAFAEAEHVMPSPRAPTHHRRRSSLCSSAAQMRARLSSSGKGIDLVLPEVQSKLLQRQAWILHLMGESERSEEAVEKATLIWDGIATVDTRVEQFVLEGRIALRKALEHLKNDHFFSMLPEAAISIPMVPSVSVRTLVGATRSHQTISEDTVRMALEMLTPADSAFREALSLGLLSSHSLVLREAFASLAQVYTTQAALGRNVKTAANAAAALLDWASSIGVRRNLLLAISSKLRGPKAALDDGEWPSTAFGEVRHNSIVSHTQRGHSVEEQESDEEEALPTRLAKLSLNKSTRTLPATPATQYNSLSAFWQSVRMRHQQALHESDTTKHLLPRNWTVISISVRSTDVQNLVLTRQEGGGGLDGCTAKEAVLYSLPMNRRSQRDGTEEEEEQLTLEAAQEKLVEIVRLSNDGIHGVKDVQSMDARRRWWTERHRLDDELRDLLQMIQDIWLGGFKGVFSEPASDVRAIATLRARFEKIIRRACFPTANKRPAKLKLDDAVFECFAGLPADCTNEDLEDLVHYVMDALQFSGFQVAVDEIDLDETAMDLRGALEEFNGKKAQTSPNKTNMAYVAVDEEDEMQDHHMFLVLDKDTTVFPWESMPILRNRAVSRIPSMAFLQDRIAMAKVFCQNSGVSQDDDDDEMGELELSPLQKGKPGARSRSRSPIKALRPAKVSTLGGSRTSATQAADHTMAAAANSAWQIALRNGKLFSLSKRKTFYLLNPGGDLVQSQERFEPWLQGRNASHGWKGIVGRHPIVDELPDALSSSDLVLYFGHGGAEQFIRQSKVRELQRCAVTMLWGCSSAMLHDNGEFDGTGTPLNYMCAGAPAMVGNLWDMTDRELDSICEGVFGRLGLMEARERAPVKPAARNIKLDSRGHLQASRAPIDMSLARAVAESRNDCRLPYLTGAATVVYGVPVYWRDSDL